The nucleotide sequence AGATGGCCGCCCAACTGCTCTTCACCCTTCAGGACTACATGCCCACGGGCGTGGACGAGGTGGAGCTGCAGGGGTCGACCGGCGCCCAGTTGTGCGTGCTCCTTGAGGGAGAGGCCGACATCAGCGCCGCGCACGGCTTCGGCAAGAGCGCGGCGTACGAGTACTTCATCGACGGCGACCACAAGCTCGTACGGCTGTCCGAGCGGGATCCGGTGACCACGCCGACGGCCGTTCCCGGCGCGCTCGGTGAGGGCGAGAAGCAGTTGCGGTCCGCCGCTGTGTCGCGTGACGAGGACCGCGCGGCGGGAGTGTCGGCCGACGGGAGGGATCTGTACGTGGCACCGCTGACGGCGGGGGGCACGCTCGCAGACCCGGCGCTGCGCAGCGCCGGTGCCACCGCGAAGGACCGGCTGACGACGCCCAGTTGGGACGGGCGGGGCGACCTGTGGGTGGCCGACCGCGACCCGAAGAACCCCCGGCTGCTGGTTCTGGCGGACGGCATGGGCGAGCCGCTGGAGGTCAGGACGCCCAACCTCGACGGGCGCATCGAGGCGGTGCGGGTGGCCGCCGACGGTGTGCGCGTGGCGCTGATCCTGGAAAGCGAGGGCAAGCGGGCGCTGTACATCGGGCGCATCGAGCGGGACGCCGACGCGGAGAGCACCACCGTCTCGATCGTCGAACTGCGGTCCGTCACACCGGACCCGGAGGACGTCACCGCCATGTCGTGGGCGGGTGACAGCCAACTCGTGGTCGTGGGGCGCGAACCCGGCAGAGTGCAGCAGATGCGGTACGTCCGGGTCGACGGCTCCCCGACGCCGGGCTCCGGGCCCTCCGCGCTCACCGGTGTGGAGGAGATCGCCGCGTCCGAGGACGAGAGCCAGCCGCTGGTCGCGCACTCGGCGGACGGGATCGTCCGGCTGTCCCCGGGGGCGCAGTGGCAGACGGTGGTCAAGGAAGGGTCGGCGCCGGTCT is from Streptomyces sp. NBC_01314 and encodes:
- a CDS encoding LpqB family beta-propeller domain-containing protein, which translates into the protein MPDSGDMRDVESTPRQESKVRVIALQPADDAEPQEIVQGFLEALTSDDLGYETARKYLTGDAAKEWDPGESTTVLAEAPTPYTQVTGERPDADKSRYELSGLNVARVDGQHAYRPTSGEYRKTVHLTRVKDTKQWRIDRLPPGVVLGRSDFERNYKSVNKYYFTSAAQSGEPGTVADPVYVRSQVDPVTQVVRDLLKGPTSWLNPVARTSFPSGTALKKGTRALTPDDQNRLVVPLNKKADRVSDSRCREMAAQLLFTLQDYMPTGVDEVELQGSTGAQLCVLLEGEADISAAHGFGKSAAYEYFIDGDHKLVRLSERDPVTTPTAVPGALGEGEKQLRSAAVSRDEDRAAGVSADGRDLYVAPLTAGGTLADPALRSAGATAKDRLTTPSWDGRGDLWVADRDPKNPRLLVLADGMGEPLEVRTPNLDGRIEAVRVAADGVRVALILESEGKRALYIGRIERDADAESTTVSIVELRSVTPDPEDVTAMSWAGDSQLVVVGREPGRVQQMRYVRVDGSPTPGSGPSALTGVEEIAASEDESQPLVAHSADGIVRLSPGAQWQTVVKEGSAPVYPG